The following nucleotide sequence is from Candidatus Binatia bacterium.
GCGCTGAGTCATCAGACCGAATCGCAAAGCGGATTCGTGTTCACCGCACGCGGCAAGACCCCATAACGCTCATGCGGGCGCTGATCGCTTGAGAAGCCCGGCAGGTGCCCAGCTCACCTCGGGAACGCTGCGGCGACACCGCCATCAACCGGCAAAGTCGCTCCTGTGGTCGGAGTACCCCCGGCCGAAAAGAACACGACGGCCCGGCCCACGTCGGCACCGCTGATTTTCGTATGCAGCAGATTGCGCTTCCGGTAATGCTCTTCAAGCTCCGCCGGGTCCAAACCCTTGGAACGGGCTCGGTCCTCACCAATCTCCTGCCAGAGGCCTGAGGTCGTATCGCCTTCGGCGAATACCGCATCGGCGTTGATCATGTTCACGCGGATCCCGTCCGGCGCGAGCTCGATCGCCGCAACTTTACCTAATTGGTGGCCGCCCGCCTTGGACGCGCTATAGGCCCCGAAGTCCGCCCCGGGACCAAAGACATTCTTGGACGCATTCACGACGATATTGCCTCCGGTCCGCTGCGCTCGCATCACTCTGGCGCCTTCGCGCATCGTTCGAAAATATCCCCCGAGGTTCACGCTCATCACGCGCTCCCAGTCGGTACTTTTCATGTCCGCCATGGCACTCACGTGCGCGATCCCGGCATTCGGAACAACGATATCGACGCCGCCAAAGAGACGGCAGGTCTCGGCGAAGGCTGCGGCGACCGAAGCATCATCCGTCACATCCATCCGTACCGCAGCACAGGATGCCTCGCCGGCCAGTTCAGCAACTCGTCGGTGGGCCTTGGCAAGGCCAGCCTCATCCACATCCGCGAGCACCACATGTGCTCCCGCACGCCCGAGTTCCAGAGCGATACCAACGCCAATCGCCCCGGCGGCACCCGTCACCAGCGCGACCTGCCGAGCCAGAGGCTTCTCGGCAGATTTGCCGAGTTTCGCTTGCTCGAGACTCCAATATTCCATGTCGAAGAGATCGCCATCGGGCAGACCTTCGTAATGACCTACCGCATCCCCCAGAGAGCGGATCCGAAGGGTATGCTCGGTCAAATCCGAGGCAATTCCGGCATCGCGCGCGGTTTTCCCGGCACAGAAGATCCCCACACCCGGGACCAGAAAAACCCGAGGATCCGGATCGAGAGGTGTTTTATCGACAGATTTCTCGCCCACCTGGCGTGTGAAGTACTCACGGTACTCCCGACGGTATTCTTGCACGCGCTCTCCGATCGCAGCGCGAAGCGTGCCCTCGTCAGCCTCAGGCGGCAGGTCGAGCACAAGCGGTAGTGACTTGGTACGGATCACATGATCAGGCGTTAGAGGTCCGCGCCGAGAGCGCTCCTGCAAACCTTCCTCAGCGAGATAGCCAAGAATCTCCGGTGTCCCTCGCCAATCCAGCACCATACAACGCTGCGGGGCATCGCTTCTCTCGCCCAGTGCGGCATCGTCTCTCGCGATCGCGCCACGTAATAGCGGCGCCAACTCTGCTGCTCGCCCGCTGGCAGCACTTGCGACATCGTCGCCAGCCGGTGCTGGCGCGGGGCGCGAGCGACGTTTCTCAAGAAAACGTTCGGCCCGATCCACCAATGCGATCGTCTTCTCGTAACTCGCACGGGCATCCTCATCGAACGTAAAAAGCCCATGCTTGAGCAGGACCATACCTTCGACATCCGCACGGGTCTCGGAGACTTCGGCTGCCAGTTTCGCCAGAGCGAATCCAGGCATGATATAGGGAACCACCAGGATGTTGTCGCCCAAGGCCTCGCGGACGAGGTCCTCACCGTCGGGCTGATTCGTCAGCGCCAAAATCGCGTCCGCATGCGTATGGTCAATAAACCGATATGGCAGGAAGGCGTGCAGCAAGGTTTCTACCGACGGGTTGGGCGAGGTTGAATCGAACAGTCGGATGCGTTGCTGGT
It contains:
- a CDS encoding bifunctional aldolase/short-chain dehydrogenase, translating into WDLDSIEPPGLPALTLAPLLELRSLEALSDEEMVNQQRIRLFDSTSPNPSVETLLHAFLPYRFIDHTHADAILALTNQPDGEDLVREALGDNILVVPYIMPGFALAKLAAEVSETRADVEGMVLLKHGLFTFDEDARASYEKTIALVDRAERFLEKRRSRPAPAPAGDDVASAASGRAAELAPLLRGAIARDDAALGERSDAPQRCMVLDWRGTPEILGYLAEEGLQERSRRGPLTPDHVIRTKSLPLVLDLPPEADEGTLRAAIGERVQEYRREYREYFTRQVGEKSVDKTPLDPDPRVFLVPGVGIFCAGKTARDAGIASDLTEHTLRIRSLGDAVGHYEGLPDGDLFDMEYWSLEQAKLGKSAEKPLARQVALVTGAAGAIGVGIALELGRAGAHVVLADVDEAGLAKAHRRVAELAGEASCAAVRMDVTDDASVAAAFAETCRLFGGVDIVVPNAGIAHVSAMADMKSTDWERVMSVNLGGYFRTMREGARVMRAQRTGGNIVVNASKNVFGPGADFGAYSASKAGGHQLGKVAAIELAPDGIRVNMINADAVFAEGDTTSGLWQEIGEDRARSKGLDPAELEEHYRKRNLLHTKISGADVGRAVVFFSAGGTPTTGATLPVDGGVAAAFPR